A window of the Opitutales bacterium genome harbors these coding sequences:
- a CDS encoding efflux RND transporter periplasmic adaptor subunit, protein MTKTIWLGLSACLVCGGFWWIIGQNKPEAIVEPVVMGDAVNAIAGNLEVKSVLETVVKSERYGVVRRVAALPIDQAVSIEVGEMIAELDTIELDSQIELLNLQLASARDREKSPSEFELQVDRLNREQSELAALGEAGRVSNAQIENIEAEVERLTLLASQEKQRRTQEVVLLESQLAQRQFEKQQMTIVAPSAGTLNATYVFQGDIVNPGSSVARIFSHQNFIEVSVREEDFAGLAIGNLVEGRFQAYPGETFTGSVTGLSPLANAVNRQRSVFVELDLNDRDLVPGMTGQAVLIKDVRSSVTVVPRRAWIGGHVYVVDQGKVEIREVETGFVGMEQVEILSGVEAGEWVIVDRPHRFRDGESISIKKL, encoded by the coding sequence ATGACAAAAACGATTTGGCTAGGCTTGAGTGCATGTCTCGTATGTGGCGGCTTTTGGTGGATTATAGGCCAGAATAAGCCTGAGGCTATCGTGGAGCCTGTTGTGATGGGGGATGCCGTGAATGCGATCGCGGGCAACCTCGAGGTGAAGTCTGTTCTCGAAACTGTTGTAAAGTCCGAACGGTACGGAGTCGTGCGTCGGGTAGCCGCGCTACCGATAGATCAGGCGGTTTCGATTGAGGTGGGAGAGATGATTGCGGAACTCGATACGATTGAATTAGATTCTCAAATCGAATTGCTCAATCTGCAGTTAGCCAGCGCTCGTGATCGTGAGAAAAGTCCGTCTGAATTTGAGCTCCAAGTCGATCGGCTCAATCGCGAGCAATCCGAGCTTGCCGCTTTGGGAGAGGCCGGGCGTGTGTCGAATGCGCAAATTGAAAACATTGAGGCAGAGGTTGAGCGTTTGACTCTGTTGGCAAGCCAGGAGAAGCAGCGCCGAACTCAAGAGGTTGTTTTATTGGAAAGCCAATTGGCGCAGCGTCAGTTCGAAAAACAACAAATGACCATCGTTGCACCGAGCGCCGGTACTTTAAATGCAACCTATGTTTTTCAAGGGGATATCGTGAACCCAGGCAGTTCAGTGGCGCGCATTTTTTCCCATCAGAATTTTATAGAGGTCTCGGTTCGTGAGGAGGATTTCGCGGGGTTAGCCATTGGCAATTTAGTCGAGGGCCGATTTCAGGCATATCCAGGAGAAACGTTTACGGGGAGTGTGACTGGATTGTCTCCGTTAGCTAATGCTGTGAATCGTCAACGCAGCGTCTTTGTGGAATTGGATTTAAATGATCGCGATCTGGTTCCTGGAATGACTGGACAGGCCGTCTTGATAAAAGATGTACGGAGTTCCGTGACTGTTGTCCCTCGCCGAGCTTGGATTGGCGGTCATGTCTACGTTGTTGATCAAGGGAAAGTTGAAATCCGTGAGGTTGAAACCGGTTTTGTGGGTATGGAGCAAGTAGAGATTCTTTCGGGTGTCGAGGCTGGGGAATGGGTGATTGTGGACCGTCCACATCGATTCCGAGATGGGGAGAGTATTTCTATAAAGAAATTATAA